The Corallococcus caeni region GCGCGCGGTAGGGCACGAGCGCCACCGAGTCGCGGAGGCGTTGATCGATCTCCGCGCGCTCCTTCGCGGCGCGCTCGGCGTCGGTCTTCTGGCAGCCTCCGCACGCGGTGAGTCCCACGAGGAGGAGGGTGGCGAGGCGGTGGCGCAACCCTGTGCGCGCACGGGCGGAGTCCGTCATCCCGTGCACGCTAGCACCGGCCGGAGCCTGTCTCCCCACCGTGCGGGCTAGCGCGGGTCGAGCAGCGCGGCGAAGAGGTCGCGCGGATCCAACCCGGGCGGCAGGCCGGACACGCCGCCGTCGTTCACCTCCACCACCGCCCAGCCGCCGTCCTCCAGCATCGCCACGTCCAGCGTGAAGAACGGGGAGGGGATGCGGCGGCCCAGCGGCTCGAAGGCGGAGAAGTCCGGCACCTCCACGTCGAACTCGTGGTACGGCTCCGCCGCGAGCAGCCGGCCCCGGCCGAAGAACAGCCGGAACTCCAGGTGCGCGGGCCCCGCGGGCGTCCGGCCGTAGACCTTGAGCGGCAGGTAGCGGCGCACCACGAAGCCCCGCTCGAAGCGGTCGCCGCGCTCGTCGAGCAGGTTCTGGCAGCTGCGCTCGAAGTCCTCGCGCGTGGCGCCCGCCGGCACGAAGCACGCCTCCGTCCAGCGCTCCTTCGCGGACTTCACGTGGTCCTTGAGGATCCACGGCGGCGGTCCCAGCTTCCGTGCCGCCCGCCACGCCTCCGCCGCGTCCGGCCCCTCCGTCCAGACCGAGCGCGCGGTGTAGCCGGCCAGCCGGGGGTACCAGTGGGGCAGGTAGTGCGCGGCGGCGTACTGTTCGGGCGTCGTCGTCAGCTGGTGCCCCAGGGCCCGCACCGCTTCATCCAGCTCGCCGTACTCCTCCTCCGTGAGCATCCAGCCCCGGTACAGCAGCCGGAGGTGGCCCCGCTCCGGCACCCCCGTGAGCGCCCTGGCCGCGTCGCCCGACAGGAGGGCGGAGAGGTCCGCCTGGTACGTATCCACGCCCAGCGCTTCGGCCGCGTCGGCCTCCACGTCGAACGGATCCGGCTGGTGGGGGTTGCGCCCGAAGAGGATCGCCTTCGCGGCAGGGGGAGTGGGCATGCAGGTGGCCTTTCGTCGGGGAAGCGCTGGGGAACGGCGGGCCCACGCTGACGCGGGCACACGCGGGACCTGACACGGCCACGGCGGGCGCCGGAGGGCGCGACCGCGGGCGGCATGTCTGGACGAAGGGGCCTTCCAGGGGGCCGACGCCCCCGCACGGTGATGTCTGACAGAAGCGGCTCCGGAAGGCTTGCTTCACCGGGCTGCGGGCCCCTAAAGCGCCACCCCATGTCGAACCCTTCCGACCTCCTCCACGCGGAGCTGCGCCCCTACCTGCGTGGCTACCCGACGGCCTCCGTGTGCGCGGCGATGACGTGGCGGGGCGCGCTGCACGTCGAAGGCCTGCGCGGCAAGGGGACGCCTCCGGCCACGGACGCCCTCTTCTCCCTGGGGGCGCTCACGGAGGTCTTCACGGCGGCGCTGCTGTCGGTGATGGCGGAGCGCGGCGACGTGCGGCTCGACGAGCCCCTCGGGAACCTGATTCCCCTGTCGCTGATGAGCGACGAGGTCGCGCGGAGCATCACGCTGGAGCAGCTCGCGACGCACACCTCCGGGCTGCCGCACCTGCCGCCGAACCTGGACGCGGCCCCCCGCAACCCCGACGACCCGTTCGGCCAGTACTCCGCGGCCCTGTTCGGCGAGTTCCTGCGCAACTACCACCCCCGGCGGCCGCCGCCGCACCCGTCCTCCGAGTCCTTCCTGGGCATGGGGGTGCTCGGCCACGCGCTGTCCCGGCGCATGGCGCTGAACTACGGGCACCTGATGCGGGACGTGCTCTGCAAGCCCATGGGGCTGCTGGACACCACGGCGCGCGTCACGGAGGAACTGGCCCCGCGCCTGTTGCAGGGGCACACCGCGCGAGGCAAGCCCGTGCCGCCCTGGACCTTCCCGGCGCTGCCGGGTGGGGGTGCGCTGCACTCCACGGTGGGGGACGTGATGCGCTTCCTGGAGACCGGCCTGGGGCGGGGGGAGCGGTCCTTCACGAAGGCCCTGTTCCGGATGCAGGCGCCCCGGGTGAAGGCCGGGGCCTTCCAGCGCGGCCTGGGATGGAACGTGTCCCAGGTGCGCGGCAAGGACGTGGCGTGGCGCTCGTCGGTGATGGGCGGCTACGTGGGCTTCATGGGCCTGAGCGTCGCGGCGGACGCGGCCGTGGTGCTCCTGGCGGACCACGGCTGGTCGCTGTTCGCCGCGCTGCGGGGGCGCGTGCCCCTGGAGGCGCAGGGGCTCGCGCTGATGTCGCGGTTCCTGCCGTGAGCCGCGCGCTCAGGGGATGCTGAAGCGGTAGCTCTGGAAGCCGCCCGAGGACGCCATCTCGAAGTCGCGCACGTTGCGCGGGGCGCCGTTCTCGCTGCGCTGGGCGAGCTTGAAGTCGCCGGTGCCGTTGCTGGCCTGGAAGCGGAACTCGTACTGGCCCGGTTCGGTGGGCAGCGGGGCCGCGGACATCTTGGTCACGGCGAGGTTGCCGAAGCCCGGCAGGGGTTCGCCCTCCGGGCGGCGCACGGAGCCGATGGCGCGCAGGAAGGGCGAGCCGCCGGTGAGGATGAGGTACTGGGGTTCGACGGTGCGGGCGGGCTTCGCCGGCGCGGAGGGCGCGGGGGCGGGCTCCTCCGTGGTGCGCGCCGCGCGCTTCGACTTCGACGAAGGCTCCTCGCTGGAGGCGGGAGGGGCGGGCGGCTCTGCCGGTGCGGCCGTGGGTTCAGCGGGAGCGGCTTCGGCTTCGGAGGTCTTCCGCTTCGCGCCGCGACCCGGGGCCTTGCGCGAGGGAGCTTCGGCGGGGGGCGTCTCCGTGGCGGGAGGCGTTGCTTCCACGGTGCTGGCAGGAGCGGCGTCGGTGGCGCCCATCTCCGCCTGCGCCGTGGGCGTGGCGGGTTCCGAGGCGCTTTCCGAAGGTGACGGCGACGGAGCCTCCTGAGAGGCGGAGGCCTTCTTCGCGGAGGAGCCCTTGGGCATCTTCCCCGCGCGCTTCGAAGGAGTTTCGCTGGCGTCCGTCTTCGGTTCAGCCGTCTCCGAGGCCGATGCGGTCGGCTCGGGAGCTTGAGCGGACTCCTCGGAGGGGGCCGAAGCGGAGGCCTTCAGGGGCTCGCCGGCCGACGTGGGCTCCGCTGGGGGAGCCTCCGGGAGCTGTTCAGCGGGCTTCGATTCAGAAGCCTTCGCGCCTCCCTCCATCGACGCGGGCTCTTCCGCGGGAACCTTGGAGGACCGTCCGGCGGTCTTCGACGTGGAAGCCTTCGAAGGCGGTTCGGTCGGCGTTCCGGTTCCATCGAGTGCGGTAGAGGACTGCACGGTGGATGCCTTTGATGCGGAGTCCTTCGGAGCCTGCTCGGCGGCCTTCGCAGAGGAAGCCTTCGGAGCCTTCGAGGCAGGAGCCTTCGGCGTCTGCGCAGCGGGCTTCGTGACAGGCGTCTTCGGAGCCTGCGCGGCGGACTTCGCGGCGGGCGTCTTCGCAGCCTGTGCATCTGGCTTTGCGGCAAGGGCCTTCGGAGCCTGCGCGGCGGACTTCGCGGCGGGCGTCTTCGGCGCCTGGGCACCCGACTTCGTGGCAGGGGTCTTCGGAAGCTGCGCGGCGGACTTCGCGGCGGGCGCCTTCGACGCTTTGGCACCCAACTTCGCGGCAGGGGCCTTCGGAGGCTGCGCGGCGGACTTCGCGGCGGAGGTCTTCGGAGCCGGTGCACTGGACTTCGCCGCAGGCGTCTTCTGCGCCGGTGCGGACTTCGTGGCGGAGGCCTTCGGGGCCTGGGCAGCCTTCGCGGCGGGCTTCGCGTCAGGCTTTGCCTTGGAGGCCGGAGCCTTCGCCACGGGCTTCTTCGTCGCCGCGCTCTTCACCGCCTTCGCGGCCTGCTTCAGCTTCGAGGCCGCGGTCTTCAGCGCCTGCGCCACCGGCTTCGCGACCCCGGCCTTCTTCGCCGGGGCAGGAGCCTTGCCCCCGGTGGGACGGCCTCCGGGCTTCGTGGCGGCCTTGCCAGGGGCACTGCGGGACTTGGACGAATCAGGGGAGGCGGAAGGGCGGGTCGGGCGGCGCTGGGCCATAAAGTCATCCTCGGAGGACCCGAGCGGTCGGCGCCGTCGGCCCTCGTCCCCCGATGGCTAGTGCACCCACAGCCGCCCTGCAAGGCACACGTGCGGTGCGCGCACGCTTCCTGTCGTCCGGCGACCGCTGGAGCGCAGGCCACGCAAGCAACCGCGACACCTCCCTGCGGTCCTCTCCACAGGCCACGGCCTCAGCGGGCCAGCCCTTCCAGGTGGGCGAGGACGCCGCGTCACCCTGCAACGCCAGGCAATCAACTCCGGGAGGGCGCGGTCCTTCATGGCTCATGTCCTCCCAGGCACTCGATGCTCCGTCCCCGTCAGGCCGACAGCAGCTGCGATGCTGGATCGAGCGGAAGGGTGACGGTGAAGCATGTCCCGTCCTCGGCGCAGCTCGTCACGGAGGCCTTTCCCCCGTGCGCCTCGGCGAGCCCCCTCACCAGCGGCAGGCCCAGCCCCCAGCCTTTCTGTGCGCTCTCCGTGGCGGAGCGCGTGCGGTGGAACGGCTCGAAGATGGTGTGCAGCTCTTCCACGGCGATGGGGTTGCCCTCGTTGCGCACCTGGAGCATCGCCTGGTTCCCGCTCCGGTCGAGCCGGACCTCAATCGGGGTGCCCGGCGCGCCGTACTTCGCCGCGTTGGAGGCCAGGTTCTCCACGATGCGGCGCAGCCCGAGTGGATCCGCCCGCATCTTGAACGCGCCCTGCGCCTTCAGGACGAAGCGCTCCGGATAGACCGCCGCGAGCTCGTCCAGCGTCTGGGACACGACCGTGTGGAGGTCGCACTCGCCCAGCTCCACGCCCACCCGCTTGCCGGCCTTGATGCGGCTGGCGTCCAGCAGGTTCTGGATCATCCGCTCCGCGCGGTCCAGGCTCGACGTCACCCGGGACACGGAGGTCTGCACGTTGGGCAGGTCCGCATGGCGCCTGCCCAGGAGCTGCGCGCTCATCTTCGCCGCCGTCAGCGGCGTGCGCAGGTCGTGGGTGAGCGCCGCGACGAACGTTTCCCGGAGGTTCTGCTCCGCCTTGAGCTTCTGGATCTGATCGCGGAGGTTGATCTCCGTCATGATGGAGGCCGTCAGCTCCTTCATCACCGCCAGGTCCTGCGAACTCCACTCGCGCACCGTGGGCTGGATGCAGCAGAAGGTCCCCAGCACGTGTCCGTCCGGGTTGATCAACGGGAGCACGATGAGCGCGACGATGCCCCAGGGCCCGGTCGACGGATGGAACTTCAGGAACGAGTCGGCCGGCGCGTTCGAGGAGATGATGGGGTCCCCCTCGAGCGTGTAGCGGCACAGCGACGCGTCGATGGGCAGCGTCCGGGTCTCCCGGAACGGCGAGGGCAACCCGAAGTCCGCCTTGAAGAACTGCCGGTCCGCGTCCACCAGGGACATGATGGTCAGCGGCACGTTGAGCAGCTGCGCCGCCAGACGGGCGAGGCGATCAAAGGCCTCCTCCCGCGGCGTGTCCATCAGCCGGGTTTCCCGGATGGCCTGCAAGCGGTTCGGATCCGTGAGGCGGCGGTTGCACCGCTGCGTCCGCCCAAGAGAGGCCTCGTCCAATTCACCCAGGAACTTCATGGCGGCGATTTTAGTTCAGGGGGCCGGGAACCGGGCACCGCGATCCCCAGCGCCAGGTCGTCCGTTCGCTGACCAACCTTCTGGGAAGGCCCGAGAATTCCTCCGAGCGGTTTGACCCGCTTTCCCCGGGCCCACCCTCCTTGCCTCCCGGACCCTTTCCGGGAGGCTTTCCCCCCTTGCATCCCCCTCGTTCCTCATCCCGCGCGGCCCTCGCCGCGCTCCTGCTGCTCCTTCCCACCCTGGCGCTGGCCGCGGACCGGGGGGCCTGGGCCCCGGGCGTCGCGTACGCCGTGGGCGACATCGCGTCGTATGCCGGCAAGGGCTACGACTGCCGGCAGGCCCACACGTCCCTGCCAGGCTGGGAGCCGCCCAACGTGCTCGCCCTGTGGCTGGAGCGCACCGGCACTCCGCCCGCGGACACCCAGGCCCCCACCGCCCCCTCCGGACTCACCTCTCCAGCCAAGACGTATGACAGCGTGTCGCTGAGCTGGAGCGCGTCCTCCGACAACGTCGGCGTCACCGGCTACGAGGTCTTCGTCAACAACGGCGCCTCCGCCTTCGCGACCTCCACCACGACCAGCGCCACCGTGACGGGGCTCGCCGCGAACACGGCCTACACGTTCACCGTGAAGGCTCGCGATGCCGCGGGCAACCGTTCGGCGGCGAGCGCCGCGTTCAGCACCACCACGCCCACGCGTCCCCCGTCCGATACCCAGGCCCCCACGGCGCCCGGCTCCCTGCGCTCCACCGGCGTGACGGCCTCCAGCGTGTCCCTGGCGTTCAACGCGTCCAGCGACAACGTGGGCGTCACCGGCTACGAAATCTTCGTCAACGGCGGCACCAGCGCCGCGGCCACCAGCACCACGACCAGCGCCACCGTGACGGGGCTCGCCGCCAACACCACGTATACGTTCACCGCGAAGGCGCGCGACGCGGCCGGCAACCGCTCCTCCGCGAGCAACAGCGTCGCCGTGACGACGGGCAACACCGCGCCGGCGGGCAGCAAGGTGCTGGTCGGCTACTGGCACAACTTCGACAACGGCTCCACGAACATCCGGCTGCGCGACGTGTCCTCGAAGTTCAACGTCATCCAGGTCGCCTTCGCGGAGCCGGTGACGGGCGCGCCGTCGGGCACCATGGGCTTCACGCCGTACAACGCCACCGTGGCGGAGTTCAAGGCGGACATCGCCACGCTCAAGGCGCAGGGCCGCAAGGTGCTCATCTCCCTGGGCGGCGCCAACGGCACCATCCATCTGGACGACGCGGCGGCGAAGCAGGCCTTCGTCACCAGCATGCAGGGGCTCATCAACACGTATGGCTTTGACGGGCTGGACCTGGATTTGGAGGGCGCGTCGCTTTCGCTCAACGGCGGGGACACCGACTTCCGCAATCCCACCACGCCGCGCATCCAGAACCTCATCGCCGGCACCCGGCAGCTGCTCAACGACAACCCGGGCCTCCTGCTCACCATGGCGCCGGAGACGGCCTACGTGCAGGGCGGCTACGCGGCCTACGGCGGCCCGTGGGGCGCCTACCTCCCCGTCATCCACGCGCTGCGCGACCGGCTCACGTACCTGCACGTGCAGCACTACAACACCGGCACCGTGATGGCGCTGGACGGCCGCGCCTACGCGCAGGGCACGCCGGACTTCCACGTGGCCATGGCGGAGATGCTGCTCCAGGGCTTCCCGGTGGGCGGCAACGCGAGCGCCGTCTTCCCCGCGCTCCGGCCGGAGCAGGTCGTCATTGGCCTGCCGTCCTCGCCGCAGGCCGCGGGCGGCGGCTACACGACGACCGCCAACGTGCAGAAGGCGCTGGATTACCTGATGAAGGGCCAGTCCTTCGGCGGCACCTACGTGCTGCGCCAGGCCGGCGGCTACCCCGGCTTCAAGGGGCTGATGACCTGGTCCATCAACTGGGACGCGTTCACGAACTTCGAGTTCTCCAACAGCCACCGCGCCTACCTGGACACCTATCAATAGGGCCCCATGGGCCTCCGCCCACCGGATGCGTACCGGTGGGCGGCGGGGTGGGGTGCAAGGCATTGCCTTCCAACGGGCACCGGGAGGAGGTGAGAGGGTTCCCGGGGCCTCCGGGCCTTCAGCTCGCGTGCTACCGTCGCCGCGGTGTCGACACGGGATGACAGGCAGGAGGGGCGGGAGGCGCTGTCTTCCGAGAGGACCCGGACCCTTCCGGCGAAGGACGGCGGCAAGGTCCGGCTGAAGCTGTGGGTGCTGTCGGGGCCCGGGGCCGGCAAGGGCCGGCCGCTGCCCGTGGGGTCCTACCTGCTGGGCAAGAGCGCGGACTGCGACATCGTGCTCGAGGACGGCACGGTGTCGCGCCACCACCTGCGGCTGGAGGTGGAGGAGGACCGGGTCGTCGCCACGGACCTGGGCTCGTACAACGGCTCCTTCTGCGAAGGCCTGCGCTTCTCCGAGCTGGAGGTGCGGCCCGGCGC contains the following coding sequences:
- a CDS encoding ATP-grasp domain-containing protein, translated to MPTPPAAKAILFGRNPHQPDPFDVEADAAEALGVDTYQADLSALLSGDAARALTGVPERGHLRLLYRGWMLTEEEYGELDEAVRALGHQLTTTPEQYAAAHYLPHWYPRLAGYTARSVWTEGPDAAEAWRAARKLGPPPWILKDHVKSAKERWTEACFVPAGATREDFERSCQNLLDERGDRFERGFVVRRYLPLKVYGRTPAGPAHLEFRLFFGRGRLLAAEPYHEFDVEVPDFSAFEPLGRRIPSPFFTLDVAMLEDGGWAVVEVNDGGVSGLPPGLDPRDLFAALLDPR
- a CDS encoding serine hydrolase domain-containing protein, giving the protein MSNPSDLLHAELRPYLRGYPTASVCAAMTWRGALHVEGLRGKGTPPATDALFSLGALTEVFTAALLSVMAERGDVRLDEPLGNLIPLSLMSDEVARSITLEQLATHTSGLPHLPPNLDAAPRNPDDPFGQYSAALFGEFLRNYHPRRPPPHPSSESFLGMGVLGHALSRRMALNYGHLMRDVLCKPMGLLDTTARVTEELAPRLLQGHTARGKPVPPWTFPALPGGGALHSTVGDVMRFLETGLGRGERSFTKALFRMQAPRVKAGAFQRGLGWNVSQVRGKDVAWRSSVMGGYVGFMGLSVAADAAVVLLADHGWSLFAALRGRVPLEAQGLALMSRFLP
- a CDS encoding GAF domain-containing sensor histidine kinase, whose product is MKFLGELDEASLGRTQRCNRRLTDPNRLQAIRETRLMDTPREEAFDRLARLAAQLLNVPLTIMSLVDADRQFFKADFGLPSPFRETRTLPIDASLCRYTLEGDPIISSNAPADSFLKFHPSTGPWGIVALIVLPLINPDGHVLGTFCCIQPTVREWSSQDLAVMKELTASIMTEINLRDQIQKLKAEQNLRETFVAALTHDLRTPLTAAKMSAQLLGRRHADLPNVQTSVSRVTSSLDRAERMIQNLLDASRIKAGKRVGVELGECDLHTVVSQTLDELAAVYPERFVLKAQGAFKMRADPLGLRRIVENLASNAAKYGAPGTPIEVRLDRSGNQAMLQVRNEGNPIAVEELHTIFEPFHRTRSATESAQKGWGLGLPLVRGLAEAHGGKASVTSCAEDGTCFTVTLPLDPASQLLSA
- a CDS encoding fibronectin type III domain-containing protein, with protein sequence MHPPRSSSRAALAALLLLLPTLALAADRGAWAPGVAYAVGDIASYAGKGYDCRQAHTSLPGWEPPNVLALWLERTGTPPADTQAPTAPSGLTSPAKTYDSVSLSWSASSDNVGVTGYEVFVNNGASAFATSTTTSATVTGLAANTAYTFTVKARDAAGNRSAASAAFSTTTPTRPPSDTQAPTAPGSLRSTGVTASSVSLAFNASSDNVGVTGYEIFVNGGTSAAATSTTTSATVTGLAANTTYTFTAKARDAAGNRSSASNSVAVTTGNTAPAGSKVLVGYWHNFDNGSTNIRLRDVSSKFNVIQVAFAEPVTGAPSGTMGFTPYNATVAEFKADIATLKAQGRKVLISLGGANGTIHLDDAAAKQAFVTSMQGLINTYGFDGLDLDLEGASLSLNGGDTDFRNPTTPRIQNLIAGTRQLLNDNPGLLLTMAPETAYVQGGYAAYGGPWGAYLPVIHALRDRLTYLHVQHYNTGTVMALDGRAYAQGTPDFHVAMAEMLLQGFPVGGNASAVFPALRPEQVVIGLPSSPQAAGGGYTTTANVQKALDYLMKGQSFGGTYVLRQAGGYPGFKGLMTWSINWDAFTNFEFSNSHRAYLDTYQ